From the genome of candidate division WOR-3 bacterium:
CTGCTTGATCTTTCAGATCCCATTCTATTGTCTCTTTATCGCCTGAGGCATATCCATCTATCTCCAAAATCTTCCTACCTGCGACATCAAAGATTGAAATAGAATACACTTCTCCCTTATTGAGGAAGAAGGTGAAGCGAGTATGATTAACACACGGGTTAGGGAAGGAAGCAATTGGAGTCTGTGTAGGTTTTTGAGAAACCATTTCTTCAACCGGTGTCAAATTTGTTACTTTAATCATGCCTCCCTGCCAGATCTCCTTTGTAGAATCAGGTAGCAAAAAAGGACTCTGAATCCAGGCAACGATTTCACAGCGGTTTGCATTCCAGCCGGATTGGACGGTAAAATTTCTGCTGACAATTACCGAATCACCAGGGGCAATCGTTACCGCAGTTCCACCGGTATCCGGTAGATAATCCCTTGCCACATGGTTATGCCATACATCACCATTTGGTCCTGCGTAATATAAGCTATCCTCAGTTAGAACAAATCGGACATATCCAGTGACCATTGCTGTTGTATCGCTTTTAAATTTTGCATAGACTGTTCCATTCCCGGTTGATTGATTGTAGGTTCCCCACATTGTGCAGGTGAAAGGAGCAGGTCTGTTCATTCTGGCAACTATTGAGTCTTGCCAGGTGGAATATATCCAGCGACCGCGTTTGGTGCCATCGATCCAAAGCCACGGAGTTACAAATACCCAAGAACTACCGTACCAATATGGTGCGGGATAAAAGTACATTCTCTGTCTTGCCTCAGCACTGTATAAGGGGAACTGGTTATCGATATGCATCTCTATTGCGGCAACCCTTCCAGGATAGTTTATTGCAATCTGTGCCAGTGTCCCACTGGCGGTAGCACAGCTGCTTCAGTCTTCCTGGTAGAGTTCTTCACATACCACAACCCTCTGGGCCGAGAAGCTTAGACCAAAAAGGGTAAGGACTATAAAGAGACTTGAGTGTAAATTTTTTAGCCTCATCTCAACTCCTTTCTATTTCTATTATAATCACATTTTCCAAAAAGTCAATACTAATCTGCACTGAGTCCTCTCCACCTTTTGTCAAATTATTATGCGCACTGGATTATTAGAAGTAGCCGCACCCTTCAGGGTGCGAAATAACCCTGGGATTTAAAAAAAATTTATCCGCAGGCTAAAGCCTGCGCCTACCATTTTACCGGTTACCGGACGACGACCTCAGGTTGGCATTTTTTTTTATTTATGCAAGGCGAAACCTTGCCCTACGAAAGTACCCAATGCTAAATCATTGATTACCCTTATAAATTTTGCCCATGAGTTTTATCATTCTTTCATAAGAGATAAAAAATATGGAGAGGGCTCAGTAATCTGCATATATTCTCTTAGTTAGCTTTGCCAGTTTATGCCCATATAATTCGCAACTCGTCAGCACTTTTTTATCTGGCTTTTCAATGGCTGCCGGTCCGTAGTGATATGAACCCGATTCACCCATTATAATCATTCCATGAATTAGAAATGCCTCAAGGATGCTTAATATCGTTGTTTCTGCCCCACCCGCAATTCCCCCGCAGGAAGTAAAAGCTCCACCAACTCTCCCAGCTAATTGACCGTGGTAACGCACACTCTCATCAATGAATCGCTTCACCTCCGCTGCCATCAAACCATAGTAAGTTGGCGAACCAAGGACGATGAGGTGATATTTTAACAAGTCTTTCGGTTTTATTCGATTCACGGCTTGAATTGTAACTTCTATCCCTTCTTTTTTTATTCCCCGGGCAATCGCCTGAGCCATTATTTTGGTATTGCCCGTGCGGGAATAGTAACTGACGAGTGCCTTGAGCATAAAACCTCCTTTTTTAAAGTTGCTAAATGATTAAAATCAAAAGTAAAATGAAGCTTATCAGCAAACAGTAATAGCCAAAGATATAAAACCACCTTTGCACCAGGGCACGTAGAATCTTTAAGGCAATATAACCGGAGATAAAACTTATCAGGAGTCCAATAACGAGTTCTATTGGATTGGGGGAATTGGTGATTTCTTTCAATTCAAGAAGATTGGCACCGAAAACCGCTGGTAGCGAGAGCAAAAATGAAAAACGAAATGCTTCTTGAGGATCCACTTTTGAATAAAAACCCACGGCAATCGTCAGTCCGGAACGCGATAAACCCGGAAACAC
Proteins encoded in this window:
- a CDS encoding Omp28-related outer membrane protein, which translates into the protein MYFYPAPYWYGSSWVFVTPWLWIDGTKRGRWIYSTWQDSIVARMNRPAPFTCTMWGTYNQSTGNGTVYAKFKSDTTAMVTGYVRFVLTEDSLYYAGPNGDVWHNHVARDYLPDTGGTAVTIAPGDSVIVSRNFTVQSGWNANRCEIVAWIQSPFLLPDSTKEIWQGGMIKVTNLTPVEEMVSQKPTQTPIASFPNPCVNHTRFTFFLNKGEVYSISIFDVAGRKILEIDGYASGDKETIEWDLKDQAGKRVNSGVYFYRFISSDKEKSGKIVIR
- a CDS encoding flavodoxin family protein, coding for MLKALVSYYSRTGNTKIMAQAIARGIKKEGIEVTIQAVNRIKPKDLLKYHLIVLGSPTYYGLMAAEVKRFIDESVRYHGQLAGRVGGAFTSCGGIAGGAETTILSILEAFLIHGMIIMGESGSYHYGPAAIEKPDKKVLTSCELYGHKLAKLTKRIYADY